A region from the Aegilops tauschii subsp. strangulata cultivar AL8/78 chromosome 5, Aet v6.0, whole genome shotgun sequence genome encodes:
- the LOC109756380 gene encoding large ribosomal subunit protein uL18z, with protein sequence MGLRSRPKEAHPFGGDSHRGPASSQARPLVYISATTLPPIPSPSARAAAASSFRRSSLLAGAMVYIKNQKTRAYSKRFQVKFKRRRQGKTDYRARLRLTNQDKNKYNTPKYRFVVRFTNKDVTAQIVYATIAGDIVMAAAYSHELPRYGLEVGLTNYAAAYCTGLLLARRVLKNRDLDEEYEGNVEATGEDFSVEPSDERRPFRALLDVGLIRTTTGNRVFGALKGALDGGLDIPHSDKRFAGFKKDEKSLDAEIHRKYIFGGHVADYMRSLADEEPEKFQTHFSEYIKRGISADDMEAVYKKVHAAIRADPTMAKSTKAPPKTHKRYNPKKLTYEQRKASLVERLNALNNSAGAADDDEDDDE encoded by the exons ATGGGCCTTAGAAGCAGACCGAAAGAAGCCCACCCATTCGGGGGCGACTCGCACCGCGGCCCAGCAAGCAGCCAGGCCCGCCCCCTCGTATATATAAGCGCCACCACGCTGCCTCCCATCCCTAGCCcttccgcccgcgccgccgccgcctcctccttccGCAGGAGCTCCCTCCTCGCAGGCGCGATG GTGTACATCAAGAACCAGAAGACAAGGGCGTACTCCAAGCGTTTCCAAGTCAAGTTCAAGAGAAGGCGCC AGGGGAAGACCGACTACAGGGCCAGGCTGAGGCTCACAAACCAGGACAAGAACAAATACAATACCCCCAAGTACCGTTTTGTTGTGCGATTT accaacaaggatgtcacTGCACAAATTGTGTATGCTACCATTGCTGGTGATATTGTGATGGCCGCTGCCTACTCCCATGAGTTGCCTCGCTATGGTCTTGAAGTTGGCCTCACCAACTATGCTGCAG CCTACTGCACTGGTCTGCTTTTGGCTCGTCGTGTGCTCAAGAACCGTGATCTTGATGAGGAGTATGAAGGCAATGTTGAG GCCACTGGTGAGGACTTCTCTGTTGAGCCTTCTGATGAGAGGAGGCCTTTCCGTGCGCTTTTGGATGTTGGTCTTATTAGGACCACCACTGGAAACCGTGTGTTTGGTGCCCTTAAG GGAGCTTTGGATGGTGGCCTTGACATTCCCCACAGTGACAAGAGATTTGCTGGGTTCAAAAAGGACGAGAAGTCGCTGGATGCTGAGATTCACCGCAAGTACATCTTTGGAGGGCATGTTGCTGACTACATGAGG TCACTAGCAGATGAGGAACCAGAGAAGTTCCAAACTCATTTCAGTGAGTACATCAAGAGGGGAATCTCAGCTGATGACATGGAAGCAGTTTACAAGAAGGTTCATGCTGCCATCCGTGCTGATCCCACCATGGCCAAATCAACCAAGGCGCCTCCCAAGACTCACAAGAG GTACAACCCCAAGAAGCTGACCTATGAGCAGAGGAAGGCCAGCCTCGTCGAAAGGCTCAACGCCCTCAACAACTCTGCCGGTGCCGCCGatgacgacgaggacgacgacgagtga
- the LOC109756378 gene encoding uncharacterized protein: protein MDPDLALHLEIAAVVVMAVIIVAVAVMASGGACDDAAGATGSAAVHDADVEAALGDDTLMTYELATARKKEKAKDKAKEKEEEEEEERCALCLSDYGEGDAGELVRVVPACGHFYHASCGVDKWLRKHRTCPLCRGGLRPQPPLPGLPRPECPPMPPSH, encoded by the coding sequence ATGGACCCGGACCTGGCGCTCCACCTCGAGATCGCCGCGGTGGTCGTGATGGCGGTGATCATCGTCGCCGTGGCCGTCATGGCATCCGGCGGAGCCTGCGACGACGCGGCCGGCGCCACGGGGAGCGCCGCGGTGCACGACGCCGACGTCGAGGCCGCCCTCGGCGACGACACGCTTATGACGTACGAGCTGGCGACCGccaggaagaaggagaaggcGAAGGACAAGGcgaaggagaaggaggaggaggaggaggaggagcggtgcGCCCTCTGCCTGTCTGATTACGGTGAGGGCGACGCCGGCGAGCTAGTGCGAGTGGTGCCGGCCTGCGGGCACTTCTACCACGCGAGCTGCGGCGTCGACAAGTGGCTCCGGAAGCACCGGACGTGCCCGCTCTGCCGCGGAGGGCTCCGGCCGCAGCCGCCGCTGCCGGGGTTGCCACGGCCGGAGTGCCCGCCGATGCCGCCGTCCCATTAG
- the LOC109756377 gene encoding uncharacterized protein — MASRARGEGRHGKEGHRDEMARSLIWLAETRKIRTTKRGQPKEQGKTGRGHTLRIQGWCRALPFVRSIRPGRKEGMSPAMALDLEVAAVLAVAVLIVALALAASGACRDDAGAAAAAEDVERALGDATLVAYAQVGEAARARQRCCAFCQSEYAKAPEEVVRVVPACGHFFHAACDADRWIRARRTCPLCRGALWPSAPRLPGRAAVVVVVVP; from the coding sequence ATGGCGAGCCGAGCGAGGGGAGAGGGGAGACACGGAAAAGAAGGCCACCGAGATGAGATGGCCCGTTCGTTAATTTGGTTAGCTGAAACACGGAAGATACGTACTACAAAAAGAGGTCAGCCCAAGGAACAAGGGAAGACCGGAAGAGGACACACACTGCGCATACAAGGTTGGTGTCGCGCCCTGCCGTTCGTCCGATCGATCAGGCCGGGAAGGAAGGAAGGGATGAGCCCCGCCATGGCGCTCGACCTCGAGGTGGCGGCGGTGCTCGCCGTGGCGGTGCTCATcgtcgccctcgccctcgccgccTCGGGCGCCTGCAGGGACGACGCcggcgccgcggcggcggccgaggACGTGGAGCGCGCGCTCGGCGACGCGACGCTGGTGGCGTACGCGCAGGTGGGCGAGGCGGCGAGGGCGCGGCAGCGCTGCTGCGCGTTCTGCCAGTCGGAGTACGCCAAGGCGCCCGAGGAGGTGGTGCGCGTGGTGCCGGCGTGCGGGCACTTCTTCCACGCCGCGTGCGACGCCGACCGGTGGATCCGGGCGCGCCGGACGTGCCCGCTCTGCCGGGGCGCGCTCTGGCCTTCCGCGCCGCGCCTGCCGGGCCGCGCCGCCGTCGTCGTAGTGGTAGTACCGTAG